The following are from one region of the Salvia hispanica cultivar TCC Black 2014 chromosome 1, UniMelb_Shisp_WGS_1.0, whole genome shotgun sequence genome:
- the LOC125208473 gene encoding formin-like protein 1: MPHPHLPPAATLTSLLLLLLSSAATSLPHRRLLHQPLFPFNPISNPPSPPPPRSPNSPNSPFSSSLPLPPPSPPPPNPFFPSSSLPPPPPSTSSPAFSTFPANISSLVLPSSHHPSHKPLKLLISLILSLSLLALASLLLLLLRLRRHSPPPKPDSLRLFPPTPPSDSKPPPHTPSSSSSSEFLYLGTLSTPPNQPNLTYHRLGSPELHPLPPLPRQLSAQIPPENQENDQGQGGEEEDEFFSPRGSNKNPTEFNKSRSLNSLPFNSPAYSISPEQSPSVAATAAAASPDSLASFPGPLRRFIPPPAAAFSPFSPSSTEEGGTTTRDCSPRASSFSGGPPAPPPPLARPWDAAAGPPELVAPTRKVVGAENSGEVLKPKLKPLHWDKVRASSDRAMVWDQLKSSSFQLNEEMIETLFMANSNGNGKDGVRRQLVTEASQENLVLNPKKSQNIAILLRALNVTVDEVCEALVEGNADALGSELLESLLRMAPTKEEERKLKEFRDESPFKLGTAEAFLKAVLDIPFAFKRVDAMLYVANFESEVEHLKRSFDTLELACKELKSSRMFRKLLEAVLKTGNRMNVGTNRGDAHAFKLDTLLKLVDVKGADGKTTLLHFVVQEIIRAEGARLSGVDQNPTAPTPTLQDELEYRKLGLQVVSGLGGELTNVKKAAAMDADVLSNDVARLAAGVSKITEVLKLNEELPSKESSRRFADCMSEFSKNMETEIVNVQAQEGIALSMVKGLTEYFHGDSAKEEAHPLRLFMVVRDFLSTLDRVCKDVGKINERAMMNSGRPIPMPAAPSLPQVFPTFDERPQSSSSDGEGFSSE; this comes from the exons ATGCCCCATCCCCACCTCCCCCCCGCCGCCACCCTCAcctccctcctcctcctcctcctctcctccGCCGCCACATCCCTCCCccaccgccgcctcctccaCCAGCCCCTCTTCCCCTTCAACCCCATCTCCAACCCCCCTTCCCCGCCCCCTCCCCGGAGCCCCAACTCCCCAAATTCCCCCTTCTCCTCCTCCCTCCCCCTCCCTCCCCCTTCACCTCCCCCTCCCAACCCCTTCTTCCCCTCCTCCTCCCTCCCTCCCCCTCCTCCCTCCACCTCCTCCCCCGCCTTCTCCACCTTCCCCGCCAACATCTCCTCCCTCGTCCTCCCCTCCTCCCACCACCCCTCCCACAAACCCCTCAAGCTCCTCATCTCCCTCatcctctccctctccctcctcGCCCTCGcctccctcctcctcctcctcctccgcctccgccgccacTCCCCTCCCCCCAAACCCGACTCCCTCCGCCTCTTCCCCCCGACACCCCCCTCCGACTCCAAACCCCCTCCCCACaccccctcctcctcctcctcctccgagTTCCTCTACCTCGGCACCCTCTCCACTCCCCCCAACCAGCCCAACCTCACCTACCACCGCCTCGGCTCCCCGGAGCTCCACCCCCTCCCCCCTCTCCCCCGCCAGCTCTCCGCCCAAATCCCCCCGGAAAATCAAGAAAACGATCAAGGACAaggtggagaagaagaagatgaattcTTCTCCCCACGAGGCTCGAACAAAAACCCCACCGAATTCAACAAGAGCAGGAGCCTCAACTCCCTCCCCTTCAACTCCCCGGCCTACTCCATCTCGCCGGAGCAGAGCCCCTCCgtcgccgccaccgccgccgccgccagcCCGGACAGCCTCGCCAGCTTCCCGGGCCCGCTGCGGCGATTCATCCCTCCTCCGGCGGCGGCGTTCTCCCCGTTCTCGCCCTCCTCCACGGAGGAGGGCGGGACCACCACCCGAGACTGCTCCCCGCGCGCCTCGAGCTTCTCGGGCGGCCCTCCCGCCCCTCCCCCGCCTCTGGCCCGGCCGTGGGACGCTGCGGCCGGGCCTCCGGAGCTCGTGGCCCCCACCAGGAAAGTGGTGGGGGCGGAGAATTCGGGGGAGGTTTTGAAGCCGAAGTTGAAGCCTCTGCATTGGGATAAAGTGAGGGCTAGCTCGGACAGAGCCATGGTTTGGGATCAGCTCAAATCTAGTTCATTTCA GTTGAACGAGGAGATGATCGAGACGCTGTTCATGGCGAACTCGAATGGAAATGGGAAAGACGGGGTCAGGCGCCAGTTGGTCACGGAAGCCAGCCAAGAGAACCTCGTGCTTAACCCGAAGAAGTCTCAGAACATTGCTATACTGCTGAGGGCTCTGAATGTGACCGTTGATGAAGTTTGCGAAGCTCTCGTTGAAG GAAACGCGGATGCACTGGGGAGCGAGCTTCTTGAGAGTTTGTTGAGGATGGCGCCTACAAAGGAGGAAGAGCGTAAGCTAAAGGAATTCAGAGATGAATCGCCTTTCAAACTTGGTACGGCTGAGGCGTTTCTCAAAGCAGTGCTCGATATACCTTTTGCGTTCAAGAGGGTTGATGCAATGCTCTACGTTGCCAACTTTGAGTCAGAAGTCGAACACCTTAAGAGGTCGTTCGACACGCTAGAG TTGGCTTGTAAAGAACTCAAGAGCAGCAGAATGTTCCGGAAACTGCTAGAGGCCGTGCTCAAGACCGGGAACAGGATGAACGTTGGGACCAACAGGGGTGACGCCCATGCCTTCAAGCTCGACACACTTCTTAAGCTCGTAGATGTGAAGGGAGCGGATGGCAAGACAACACTTCTTCACTTTGTCGTCCAAGAGATCATCAGGGCGGAAGGTGCACGCCTCTCCGGTGTTGACCAGAATCCGACTGCCCCGACGCCCACCCTCCAAGACGAATTGGAGTACCGGAAGCTAGGTCTTCAAGTCGTCTCGGGATTGGGCGGAGAGCTCACGAACGTGAAGAAAGCTGCTGCCATGGATGCTGATGTGCTCAGCAACGACGTAGCAAGACTAGCCGCTGGGGTTTCGAAGATCACCGAGGTGCTCAAGCTGAACGAGGAGCTCCCCTCGAAGGAGAGCAGCCGGAGATTCGCCGACTGCATGAGCGAGTTCTCGAAGAACATGGAGACCGAGATCGTGAACGTCCAAGCTCAAGAGGGCATAGCGCTCTCGATGGTGAAGGGTTTGACCGAGTATTTCCACGGTGACTCGGCTAAGGAGGAAGCCCACCCGTTGCGGTTGTTCATGGTCGTCCGCGACTTCCTCTCGACTCTCGACCGAGTCTGCAAGGACGTTGGCAAGATCAACGAGCGCGCCATGATGAATTCGGGCCGGCCGATCCCGATGCCCGCGGCTCCTAGCCTCCCTCAAGTCTTCCCCACATTCGACGAGAGGCCGCAGAGTAGCTCCTCCGACGGCGAGGGTTTTTCCTCGGAGTAG